DNA sequence from the Excalfactoria chinensis isolate bCotChi1 chromosome 2, bCotChi1.hap2, whole genome shotgun sequence genome:
agaaactgtgtatggcccatccctggaagtgttcacagccaagttggatggggctttgggcaactTGGTGTAATGGAAGTGGGATTGGAAGTAGATGATTgttaaatgtcccttccaacctgaagCATTCGATGATTTACACTCATGTATTATAGATAATGCAGAATTTAGTCAAATGTttttaacaaacatttttttgttctttcttttaggAGCCACACTAATTGTTCCAGTTGAGGCCGCTCCCCAAGAAAGTGAACCAGCTACTCCAGAAACAGCGTTTCAAGACCTATCACAACGAAGAGGATATCAAGAATATGCAATTCAACAGACTCCATATGAACAGACAATGAAATCTAGCAGGtaattttgaagtatttatgttcatacaaaatatttcatttttattaaaatattggGGAAGCTTTGCATTCATATTTTCTGAGCCTTCTCAATAAAGGAACAGCTAAAAATACTCTGTGCATAGGTTGTGGAATTTATAAAACTAACAAAGAGTATCTctttataataaataaaggTAATTATTTGTGTCTGCTATGGATATCTATGAAATGTTTGACACCAAGTTTCAATATTTTAAGATAcagctatttttgtttccttttaggtTGGGTCCAACTCAGCTGAAGATCTTTACGTGTGAATACTGCAACAAGGTGTTCAAATTTAAACACTCCCTCCAAGCACATTTGAGGATtcatacaaatgaaaaaccaTACAAGTGTTCATACTGCAATTATGCCAGTGCAATCAAAGCCAACCTGAATGTTCACATGCGGAAACATACAGGGGAGAAATTTAGCTGTGACTATTGTACATTCACGTGTCTCAGCAAAGGTCATCTCAGAGTCCATATTGAAAGAGTTCACAAGAAAATTAAGCAGCATTGTCGCTTCTGCAATAAGCAATACTCGGATATTAAAAATCTGATCAAGCATATCAAGGAAACGCATGACCTTCAAGATAAGAAGGTGAAAGATGTTTTTGACGAGCTTCGTTTGATGACACGAGAGGGCAAAAGGCAGCTTCTTTATGACTGCCATATTTGTGAACGcaaatttaaaaatgaactcGATCGAGACCGTCACATGCTTGTCCACGGTGATGAAAGACCCTTTGCTTGTGAGCTCTGTGGTCACGGAGCCACTAAATACCAAGCTCTCGAGCTTCACGTTCGCAAACATCCATTTGTCTATGTGTGTTCTGTGTGCCTGATGAAATTTGTCAGTTCTGTAAGACTCCGTGCTCATATCAAAGAAGTACATGCAGATTTGCAGGAAACTTCGGTTTTTAACAGTTCCATCAATCAGAGTTTCTGCCTGCTTGAGCCGGGAGGTGATATACAGCCAGAAGCACTTGGTGAACAGCTAGCGCAAACTGCAGATGAATTGACTATCATGAGTACTAATGCTGTTAACACACCATCTCCTTGCACAGATGAATCGATAGCTGCAGATGTGAGCAATAATGATCAGCATAATGGTGACTTCAAAACAAATACCGGTCCTTCCTTAGAATCTGAAAATCCTCTTGAAGAGAACGTTAGAGAGACTGTATGTGGGGCATCAACAGACACAAACATTAAATCCCGTGTAATGTCAGATTGCTTTCTACTGAAAAATGGCACCTCTGCTCCTGATAAGTTAAAAGATTCTGCTGCAAACGGAGAGGAATCTAATCACTGCAGTTCATTAAATGAAAAGGGTGAAGAAATTCAGGTTTTGCTCTCGGAGGATGAAAGTTTAAATGTGAGTCAAAACAATGCAGTGACTGAGGatctttcagtttctgaagagaaatatcAGTCTGTTCCTTCTAGTGAGTCAGAAGCAAGCAATCCATCAGTTCAGAACTCAACGGGAACAACTGACCCTTTGCTAGCAACAGATGCTAATGCTGCCATCAGTCCACAGACAGCCTCTTCCAATACAGATAAATCAGATAATCGGAGTGGAGCTGTTGCCTTTATGCAGATCTTGGATAGCTTACAGAAGAGACAAATGAACACTGAGTTGTGTGAGAGGATAAGGAAGGTTTATGGAGATTTGGAATGTGAATATTGTGGTAAGAAGCAGTATAAAgatgtgggttgtttttttttctttgttttgttgttgttttttttttttttttaatgttatggGCCATATCTTTTCTACTTCTCTGGTCTACAGTTTTTGCTAAATTTGTCTATCTTTGCCTCAGTATTTTTTAGTTCAGTATGGACGGTGGAGTTCAGGGTAGTTTACCCTGGGCTGTctaaacaaaatgaagtgaTTCAAATCCCCTCATAAAACAGTTGTGGTATGTAGTAAAGCAGAGCTTTGCCCTGGTCAATTTTCTGTTAGTCTGAAGTCTGATAGAACTGGGCGGATTCTTTTTGCCTGTCTGCCTTATCCTACCTCAGAACTTTCACTGTGGCCAAGCAGAACAGACATAGCTGTCCATGATTAGCATTAGCCAGTCTGTGCTTTGGCACTTAAGCTTCATTATTGTCTTAGTGTAAAATTCAGTCTTTGTTGTAAAGCATGGGAAGATGTACAGTCATACAAATTATGTACAATGGATGCATGATGTATTTTAGAACTATTTTCTCTGACAATGAAAATTTTCATTATGTGCTTTAAGGTCAGCACTGTTCtgattttaatggatttttataTTTAACAAAGACTGTGCATCCCCATTTATCCCCACTGCAAATTTTTTGGCTGACACAGCTGGAGTAAAATAGTCAGGATTCTTACAGTCTTCCTTTTTGAGAAGGTTAAggagtttttgtttcttgtattGTAATTTTTAAACACCGTAACATACGTTTTATttgtatgcatttttctttttattggtGCCATTGTATCAAAAGAACTTTTAGGAAAGAATAACATGAAAGGAAGTaaccaaaaacatttctgacaaTCTCTTCTACTGAACAGCTAGATTCAGAGTCTTTGTATAGGAGAAGAGATATAAAAGACTTCCTCATTAGCAAGAAGATCATTTATAGGTAATGTAGTTGCACTTGTTAAGCTATTTGAGGACATGCGCACAACCCTTTTAGACAAAAGTgttcctgaaaatatttttgttagtAGACTCTTTAAGAtaagttgttgttgttgttgcagcCAGAGGGGACACAATTTAATGCTATGTCGTAAAAGAAAATTGTGTATGCATTGGAATGTTCATTAACAGTTGCTTAGAAATCACTTTCTCTGTGTCTGATTTGATTTTCAGGCAAGTTATTTTGGTACCAAGTGCATTACGACATGCATGTTCGTACGCACACTCGAGAACATTTATATTATTGCTCCTACTGCAGTTACTCTTCCATCACCAAAAACTGCCTTAAGCGTCACATCAttcaaaaacacagcaatattTCGCTGAAGTGTCCTACAGAACATTGTGACTACTCTACTCCAGATAAATACAGGCTCCAGACACATCTTAAAGTTCACTCCGAGCTGGTAAGTAGCCAAAAGTAACAAGCCACGTAGTATGTTTATCTGAATTCAGTGTCATCTCCTTGGTGTTTGGAATCATGTGGCAATGCTTGAAGATAGAGCTCTAACCTCAGCACATGAGCACTTGTGTCTGCCTGAGATATCTTAGATGATCTTGTTACAAGAGCTAAAGGACGCAtatatttagaatcatagaatcattctggttggagaagaccactaagataATTTCGTCCAGCCATCGCCAAcatgcccactaagccatgtccctcagtgccacatctaccctttccttgaaAACCaccaggggtggtgactccaccacttcacTGAGTTTGGTCACTCTTATTGTATCTTCCATTGCGTTTGTGGGTGTCCACTTCCACCCTTCAGTTTTCCTGGTATTCTCAGGTTCTTTGAGTCTTGAAAGACTGAAGCGATGTCTGATATTGTTGTTTACTTCATTCCTTCAAGTTGAATCCCTTCCTTTTCAGAGAGATGATTGTGgcaaaatgaatatttatttctctcttaaatatATAGACAAGTTTAAATTGCTGAAAaacttttttattaatattgttTCGCAATAGCCCTAACTAGTTGCAGCCCATCTGTTTGACCAATCacaattttctttaattgttaCAAAGATAAGAGTTCTCATCTTAAAGTTTCCCATCTTAATCGGTAAACCTTCCAGCCCTGAATGTCTACTGCAGTTGCTTTTTTGCATTAGAAGAGGTAGAACAGGTCTGCTTACTGCATACTGGACTGGGAACCCTCTTTCTCTAAAGCACTGCTTGGTGATATTTCTCTGATTGAACATTATCACATGAATAATGTAGAATGCACCACTTACAGGCATGTTACTCCTAATCATGTGAGAAAATAACATCACAACTTGCTTAAACTGCCATGATTAAGTGCGTTCCactttttttaagtaaaatgtaATGTTTGAATGAAGGACTTGTGGTAATTTTTCCCCAGATGTGGACAATTTCTTGCTACTAAAGTAGCATAACTGCTTCAAAAAGGTGTTTACACATCAGCCTAATGTTTTCAGGTcatcttctgcattttgcagGTAGGCTCTTGGTGAATGTTTTCAACAACTGAAGTTGTTCTAAAGGTATTTTTACTCTGATTACTTGGAACTGCAGGTCAGTtttaaaaaccaacaaccagaaaaaccaacaaacaagccacaaacaaccaaacaaaccgCAGATGACATAAGAAAGGTTTATTGTCCTCTTTATCCCACAATATTGCTGATATTTTAATCAATCTGAACTTATTATGAGTTATATGAAAAACTCATGAGGCAGATATTTTTTAGGCTGCTTTTGTGTTTATTAAGTTTATACTGTGCACCTGATGGGAAAAAATCTGTGTAAATGATATCTGAGGCTACTTTGAAAAAAGAGCCCAAAATTACacttctgtgttcttctgcttttattttttcaagtgcAATAAATATCTGACATCTCCCACCAGGAGGATCATTTTCATGACACTAAATGGAACTGAGAAAATGCATCtcataattaaaaacattgtGAAAATGAGCTCTTTCAAAATTATGCTTAGTGGTGCTTACTGCAGAATCTATTTGAGTatttaaatgaatggaaaaaatcatttattaGCATTTACTCAGTAACTAACCTTGGCAGTGCTCTTATTGGGCCTTTTGCCTGCTGCTTGATGTATTTACTTAATGCATGCCTTCAGTAAACAGGGCTGCTCATCCAAAATACAGTACTTCAAGAAAAGTAGGCACAGACAAATACAGAAAGCTACTTTAATGTtggttttcatttgcaaaattaatacttaataaatattaatgttaAAAGTTCCCCAGTGATAGCCAAGATGAAAATCTCAGTTCCTTATACAAATGCACGTATTTCATTAGGTTGTTCCTGGCTGCTTTTCAGCTGGATTCCCGTCTTATTTGGTGAACAGGATAAATAATGATTATTAAAAAGCACTCATATAGTACCCATCATTTTCTCTGTACTGATAAACATCAGAGAGAAGTTTGTGTCTGAAATTATTATAAACCTATAAGTGATACTCCAAGATAAGCAAACCTGGAGTTCTGCTCCAGAGTTGGCGTTTAGATCCAGAACACCTACCTGTACTTTGGTGACTACACGTACTTCATGTACATTACTGGATGCAAAAAATGGTTATTTGGAAGGATGCTTAGAAATTCCATTATGCTGCTAACCTTAATAATATCGTCATTAGAGCTTTGAGTCACAAGTGAGATACTTGTGCTCTTGTTGCTCATTTCCCTCTCCTGAGGAGTGTCATTTTCACATTACTGATCTGGCTGTGATACTTCTACATCTGGGATGTTTGCCACTGTGTAGTCAAGAATGCAAGGTATTGGACAGAGAAATAAGTAACCAAGGGTATGACTGGCCACTCAGTTGGAAAATGGCTTTCTTTCTTGGTACTGGCTTCAATAAGAAGTTTCAGATGTCCACTTATTTTTCTAAGTAGTTATTTGATGAAAAATGCATAGGAAGTATTGCATGCAGTTGCTTATCATGTGGTGATGCTGTAATAAAGTCTGTCTAGCCTTTTACGATTTTTTAAGGAATTTCCTTCATATGTGTGTGTAACGAGTCTGGGTTCATCAGAGCAGCTTAGCAAAGTTGCACTTTAATAGAGACATCAGCTTAATTCAGGAATCTTAGCAATTTCAGTTTGAGCACCATGACAAGCATGGTGAGGATTTCTACACTTCTTCACTTGTTACAAGTTTAACTCAGGAGCcctattttatattttatgttagtatttcattttttgttgttttgagtAGGTGTAGGAGTAGGCGTTCTCTCTCTATTACTCTGCATTattaaacaatatatatatgtatatatatatatatttgtaattaACAAAGTCAGAACTTCTGCTGGCAATACACTTAGATTAGGGCAGATGCACAGGAGTTCAGAGTAGCTCATTCCTTACTAGAAGAAGGCTTGCAAATGCATGTTCTCTACAGCTGTAGCTCCAGGAATTCTATCTGAGGATGCAGTAACACTGGAAGATGCTTGACAGTGTTTATTCTTTGCAAGCCTCATCATAAATTCATTTGTAGCTTCATCATAAGTTTTCTTCCACATAAAGGAATAAGTGCATCAGctatggaaagaagaaaaagaagaaaaacattcaagtACCAAACTATCAAAATGCATGAagatttaaatactgaaaaggaaagagaaaacagtgtttGGGAGAATTAAATACAGATAAGGTCATTTTAGGACTGTAtgttctgctttgcagtgttTAGATTTGGTTTTAAGTCAATAAAACTTAGTGTGATGCTAGCATAGACACCTTATGTAATGTGTCTGTTTCTTCAGTCATCAGCTTCTGTGCAGCACTTTGATTTTCACtcctttctttttagttttattctttattttgctgctCTGACATGAACATATTATTTTTAGTGTAGAAGCATCTTAACAAATTGCCTTTCACATCTGTAAAATCTTGTATTCTTTTCAATATAATAATGCAGGAAAAGTGGGGAGAGTCAGATACTGCAGTATAGGGAGGAAATGATGCTAAACATCCCTCCTCAGCAGCTCATCCAGCATcaggaaaatattctgctgACCATTAACTTCAGAAAAGCTTTATAAGAAAGAGGAGTGGTAATggcagaaaagtattttttaagcCAGTGTAGTCCATTTGGCCTGAGTACTAACTACACTTACCTGGCTGCCAAGCTGGGAGGCCTTGGGCAGATGAGAAGTTTAATTTTGCCCATGGCACCAATGTTTAGTggagctttgttttatttcctgctcATAAAATATTGTCACTGCTAATAAAGAAGCTGAGGGTGTTGATTTCTATATCACATTAGTCTAATATGGTGTGAATTGAATGGGTTTTGTAGTGGCTGTGGTCTTAATTTTACACTGGtaataaaacaaattacaaaGCAGTCAGGAGTCCACACAGTCTCTTTTGAAATTAGCATCAGAACTGCTGTTATAGTCCATGAATTTATATTGATGTATAGCATCATCACACATTACTCTGTATTTTCATAGGGTAAGATCCTCACGTCATCAGAATGCCTCTTTATTTATGAGTTAGAGTTAGAGTAGGCTGGCTACATTCTTGGTGTTTTGCAGTGTTGGTTGTGTTTTGCATTGCTTGATTTATAATTGAACTTATAGTgatctaattttttttaagtgctgcaTATCTAGAgagcttcatttttgtttttaaggctaTATACTAGTACAGCTACCTATTGAATTATCACAAAACACATACATCGGAGGAACGAAATTCTCTTTAAGGCCTGTATGTTATACTATAGATAGATATTGAAATCCTTCTTAAGCACAGTTTTAACTTGTTTATATATAAAGGCACTGTGATTCCTCTGCAAATTGATAATGAATGATAACAGAAACCAAGAAAATTCTGTGATAATAGTAGACTACATTTTTTActgcttaaaatatttatgaaccTGACTAATTCCTGATGTGTGGGATGTGAGCAGTACTTTCAATCAGAAAAACTAACTTTACTTTGGAATTATTTTAAGTTTCTGGTATGTTCTCAAATTGGCTAATATGGGGATGAAGGAAGCCTCAGGAAGATTGAAGTAGTTGATTGGATTATGCAGCTGGTTTCCAACGAAGGTAGATCTGTCTTTCTTGATACTTTGCTTCTCAAAGGCATCTAAGAGGCAGGCAGTCTGATACGGTGCAGGATAAATACTTCTATTCATAGCAGAGGAAAACTTGCATGCTAAGAATGTGATGAAGGCATTACTACAACCTCATTGCAAGACGTTCAAAGTGCCTCCATCACTGCCTATGAGAAGGGCAATCAGCAGAGTGCTAGAGCTGTGGCGGGGGCATCTTTTTTGGGACTCTGCTCAGAACTGAAACCCGTTACTCTACAAAGGACTAATTTTTGAAGATCATTTACCACAGAACTTAGTGTAGAAAACTTTCTCACTACTTGAAGAAATCTTATTCgttattgattttgttttatttttgttttccacatgcATGTGGAAAAATACGTTCTTGATGCCTGTACTTTAATGCTGCTCCTCAAGAGTAACTGCAAGAAGTTACCATAATTACATCATAAAGGGTAATAAAAGAAATGATACAAATATGtctaaagatttattttaatgagaatgAATTTACCCATTTTCTTTTGGGTAACACATTCATGTAGAAGACCAAAATCTTCTGTAGCAGGTTTAGTGATAATAGGGTACATAGTTTGAGAGATACTAATTCTGTCAATTAACAGCTCTTTTCTTGAGGGCGCTTTCTAAGCATTGCACAGGCTTCTTGAATCTTTCTCCATAAACTAGCTGGTGTTCTCTGCTGTTCCCATGTGAAGTTCTCGGGGTTCGAAGTGGTGACTTACCCAATTCTTAGTAAAATACTTTACTTTACTCAAGGTGTTGATCCTCTAGGATCTGCTATCCCCCATCCTTAGCATAGTTTTTCTCACAGACAACGTTCTGGCAGTGCAGACAGAATTATTGTTGTGCTATTGCCATATTAACTGCAGGATTTTCTATCCCATATTCCACTGTCATGAAATTATTTATTGCTCTTGCAGCCAGTTTTTTTCTCAGATGTAAATGATATTGAATGCAAATGCTTACGAGCTGATCCAAAACAATTTATGACTAACAtccttcatttttgcttttcttttaagagaaacATCCATTTGTAACTGAGGTCTACAGACAATATTTATCTCTTTGCCCTATTTTCCTGGTTAGTGTTAGGTGAGAAATAGCAGTGTCCAGGATTCTTACTCTCCTTTTActtgcacatttttctttcttaacatagggatcattttctttttgaaacagTAATCTTCATTCTGTATTCTTCAGGAGGCTTTCTGTCCTCTTGAAATAACTGGTAAAATATCTGCTCTGTAGCTCCAACTCACCTTTTGCAATGATCTCCCAGTGGTTTGGTAGATACACTACCTGGTGGGAGATGTGTTATCTACCTAGTTGTCAGGACTAACAAGACTTTCTTCactctgtttgttgttttgataCTCCTGTCATACATTAATCTGGTCAGAGCAGCGGTGTGTAGATGACCTATGGATTTGGTTGAGCACCTGGTCTGTGTCAGCAGGTACTTCTGGAAAGGTCAAACTCTTCAATTTATATAAACAGCAAAGATTATTTTGAATTAGGCGATTCTTCAGTTAATGGAGAAAAGTCATGCATTTTTATGTGGAATTATCTGCTTTTGGAACAACACTAAAACCCACTAACAATGCATATAGAAAGAAATTGCATCAAATCTCTTTAGTTCAACTTGTTTGGGGATGTTAAAACTTTTATAACATCAGTGACACTGATAAAATCCAGATAAGTCTGGAAATCTTTAGGTCACTATAGTGGAATAATGCTTTATTAGTAACGTGGGAAAATGCTGCGTATTTATAGTGTTCAAAATGTAGACTTTGAATAAGTAATGGCGTCTGTCATTGTTAACTCTTCTGCTCAATTTCAGGCCATTAAACAGtattataaatacatatacTGGTGAATGTGTTCTGAATAATGAAATCTGATCCTTAGGTTTCAGACTGGAGAACATGTGAAATCGCAGAAATCTGTTATGTGTTTTTTGTCCAAAGTGTCAGCCAGAAGATGCTTACATTTATTGTGCATTTTCTCGTGTACTTTAACTTGGAGCTCTACATTAATGAGGATTAATGACGTGCTTAGAATCCtttcatatttctctttcacttcttttgcCATAAATCTCtgaatttattaaattaaaaaacaacagcaaaaaacaaccctgaacTTTTCGGTTATAACTTTGTTGAGAACTGTGTGTTACTGAATAACAACGTAATGATTGTACCAGTGGACTTAAAATAcaatctctctctttcttcttatttctcaCTTAAGGATAAAAAGAGTTATTCCTGCCCTGTGTGTGAGAAGTCATTTTCCGAAGATCGACTTATAAAATCACACATCAAGATAAATCATCCTGGTAAGAAAAAATCAAGGAAATGTTCTCAGCCTATTACAATTCAACTATAAACTTCAGAGCGAGCAATATAATGTGGTTACACTCCAAAGAAAAAGTCTGTGTCTAATCTAATTTGTTTTGATTAAGGATTTTATTGGGTTTGCAGATGTTAGAATTTAGAATGAAAAGATTATTGTTCCAGGTATGTCAGGTAATTGTACTAAGCAATCTAACTTCACCTGGCAAAGAACTCATTTCCATCCACAAGATGACTTAAGTGAATTCAAATTAAGTACCAGTGCATCTGGAATTAGTTCCATAGATATTATATAACAGCACATTAGATGTAAAGTTCCTATTGCCCATACATTAACTGACAGAAGTGAGTTTATTGCACATTATTTTGTCTGTTGGTAGTTTGCTGTGTCTGTAGATAAATTCTCATGGATGCAGAGATCACTGGGCTGACACTAGGCCTGCTCCCTTAGGATGTGGCCAGGCTTTATCTCCAGGGCCATCTGAAGTCTTCAGTAGGGCTGTTGCTAGAACCTGGTGTAATAGTCAGTGGCCAGAATTAAGCTGGATCCAAGCTAACTACTGCAATCCAGTCAAAATCTTTTAAGATTTGCTTCCTAAAGCCTTGATTTATCAGTTCTAGCACAATGGCACTATTTCCTTCACAGTATTTGTATGAGATTGGATAGAATGACTCACTGCCACTGTGGATAATGGGACTTGACTGTATAGGCTAACATACTTGAATCAGCTCATTTTACAGCGATGCTTCCACTAGACATAATTTATTACTAAGTAGGAAAGTACCAGTTCAGTTTGGGAAAGAAGAAGCTCATTTAAAATCTCTTTCACAGTCTTTGTCTGAAATACAGAGTAATAGGTAAAGCAGTAGTTTCTTATCTTCCTACTGCCACTAGATAGTGCTAGACTCATGTTTTTAACAATTTCCTTTGCTCTAGACTTGCTTCTACTCCAGCTCTCTTTTTCTCAAACCTCTTTATTTGCAGAACACTCTACAACAGTGTGCCTGGTGGAGGGCTTCCCATATGTTATGGGATGGATCTGATGCACCAGGCTGAGATGAGGAAAGGCTTATATGCTATATTGTAGACAGGAGATAAGACACTCAGTAAGCATAGAAATTAAAGTTCAAGAGCTGTGGCTTTAAAGCTTTTGTGTTGCCTTAGCCTGGGAATATATTATGTGGCCTCTCTAAATAATGTAGTCTGTGAATTAGCAATGCACTATATATTGTGCCCTTAAAGCTTGCCATTGGTCTGCACTGTTCCATTGACTGCTGAATTATTATTAGTGTATGCTGTGCCTGGAGTCCAGAAATACCAGTTAACTCTGGAGCTGTTCTGTACTGAATTTAAACACACTGAACAATTTGTTTTGTATCTGATTCCTTCTAAAAGTATGGGATGATTTTTTGATTTGGGAAACTTCATTCTTTTAAACTCTTGATTATAATAGAAGTAAGGTTAAGAAATGATGTATGTACAGCCTATTGTTTGTATCTTCATTTCTAATTCATATATGTGAATAGAACTTATCTAATAAATCTGGTATACCTCTGTGGTACTAACAAAATACACCTAAGATATGCCTATGCAGAAGCTGTAATGCACAATTCTTTGCACTGTACATGCAGTCCCTGCAAGCAGGAGGAAATCCTTTATTCTTCCAACATACTTAATTACAAGCCAAATAAATGTAAGGAATGTGTTGCTGTAAATTGTCAGTTACTGAATGAAATGACTGCAATTGTTTATAAGAATGTAAATGGGAAAgaacaaagatgaaagaaaaggatgaaTACTCTTAAAAGGGAttgaattttaaaacaacacatcaaaaattaatttaaactgAAACCATTTCATACTTatcattaaaatgttatttctgtagctcttttctccttcctttcttaaTATAATTCAGCATGCCGTGCTCTCATTGCTTCAATTTTCATCAAGTATAAAATGTGTTATTAAATAATACTCCTTCTTTTACTAGTTTTGCAGAGGATGAAGTTAACTCTAGTCCCATGGAGTCAGTAGGACAAAAATCTCCTTAGATTTTTGTAGAGCTGTGTTTTAAACCAGAGACAGAGAACTCAGTCCTTTTGCCCAATGATTAGGGAACTCAGCAGTAAAAGAGATCTCTTGGATTCTCCTTCCATCTCTCAGAATGACCTAGCTTTTGACCAGGTTTTACCCAGCTTTTATCTGATTTAATATTAAATGTATTAATAGTCCTCAGACATGAGAGGCATCAACTTTCATAGATCCCTACTGAGCAGACATACAAGCCTGAAGTCATGAACCAAGAATCCACCATGGATGTGAGGGTCCCGACCTGTCCGTGTTTTTTCTAGTTTGATTATTTAAAGATTGGATGGGAACCCAGACAGTTGAACCTGCTAATCTGGCCCTGCTTGGAACTGGTGACCTTAGAACCCTTCCAGATGCATTTATTCCAGaagtctgttttttctcttcagaatttcAGATTATCAGGCATTCTGGGGATTGCAGCTGTGACTGAAATATTGTGATCCTTGACATCTCTGGAAAGCTGGGGTGAAACTTTGAAGAAACTCTTCTGAAGATATTGAGGAAAAAAGCACTAGATCAGTTTATTGGAAATGTTCATAGTTAGAAAATGGTTTTTAAGCCTGTGGCAATTGCAAGATTTATTTATGTATCTatctgtctatttatttattgtaaacAGATA
Encoded proteins:
- the ZFAT gene encoding zinc finger protein ZFAT isoform X1, encoding MEAAVAGISSIFMCKLCNLFSPYQSELLSHVSAKHKEEGTNVDDIIIPLQPLTASTVINRNGEELLAVKKKRGRPKGSTKKLCVDEDVAEHYPVLNEEAQPVTEEGPEVAEVSPGSLECRKCNRKFSNMRQLRKHICIIVLNEAEEGGGGNDSDVDLDRKEDEREKIPKRPRVQKIEKTPSTKEHEQVPGAKNTIISVVLTAHEAIPGATLIVPVEAAPQESEPATPETAFQDLSQRRGYQEYAIQQTPYEQTMKSSRLGPTQLKIFTCEYCNKVFKFKHSLQAHLRIHTNEKPYKCSYCNYASAIKANLNVHMRKHTGEKFSCDYCTFTCLSKGHLRVHIERVHKKIKQHCRFCNKQYSDIKNLIKHIKETHDLQDKKVKDVFDELRLMTREGKRQLLYDCHICERKFKNELDRDRHMLVHGDERPFACELCGHGATKYQALELHVRKHPFVYVCSVCLMKFVSSVRLRAHIKEVHADLQETSVFNSSINQSFCLLEPGGDIQPEALGEQLAQTADELTIMSTNAVNTPSPCTDESIAADVSNNDQHNGDFKTNTGPSLESENPLEENVRETVCGASTDTNIKSRVMSDCFLLKNGTSAPDKLKDSAANGEESNHCSSLNEKGEEIQVLLSEDESLNVSQNNAVTEDLSVSEEKYQSVPSSESEASNPSVQNSTGTTDPLLATDANAAISPQTASSNTDKSDNRSGAVAFMQILDSLQKRQMNTELCERIRKVYGDLECEYCGKLFWYQVHYDMHVRTHTREHLYYCSYCSYSSITKNCLKRHIIQKHSNISLKCPTEHCDYSTPDKYRLQTHLKVHSELDKKSYSCPVCEKSFSEDRLIKSHIKINHPEVSVSTISEILGRRVQLKGLIGKRAVKCPYCDFYFMKNGSDLQRHIWAHEGVKPFKCSLCEYATRCKSNLKAHMNRHNTEKTHLCDMCGKKFKTKSTLRSHKRLHTADGKQFKCTECDYTAVQKPQLLRHMEQHVSFKPFRCAHCRYSCNISGSLKRHYKKKHPNEEYVNVGSGEPATEALIQQGGIKCPVCSFVYGTKWEFNRHLKNKHGMKLVVHDREAKWELTAEVSEEASTQYLHITEDGEDDQGTQAAVAALQNLRYTSENGERLDPTAVNILQQIIELGSETHDATAVASVVTMAPGTVTVLKQVKEEEPSANHTLMIQETLQQASVELSEQHHLVVSSDEVEGIETVTVYTQGGEASEFIVYVQEAMQSVEEQSVQEL
- the ZFAT gene encoding zinc finger protein ZFAT isoform X2, yielding MEKKRGRPKGSTKKLCVDEDVAEHYPVLNEEAQPVTEEGPEVAEVSPGSLECRKCNRKFSNMRQLRKHICIIVLNEAEEGGGGNDSDVDLDRKEDEREKIPKRPRVQKIEKTPSTKEHEQVPGAKNTIISVVLTAHEAIPGATLIVPVEAAPQESEPATPETAFQDLSQRRGYQEYAIQQTPYEQTMKSSRLGPTQLKIFTCEYCNKVFKFKHSLQAHLRIHTNEKPYKCSYCNYASAIKANLNVHMRKHTGEKFSCDYCTFTCLSKGHLRVHIERVHKKIKQHCRFCNKQYSDIKNLIKHIKETHDLQDKKVKDVFDELRLMTREGKRQLLYDCHICERKFKNELDRDRHMLVHGDERPFACELCGHGATKYQALELHVRKHPFVYVCSVCLMKFVSSVRLRAHIKEVHADLQETSVFNSSINQSFCLLEPGGDIQPEALGEQLAQTADELTIMSTNAVNTPSPCTDESIAADVSNNDQHNGDFKTNTGPSLESENPLEENVRETVCGASTDTNIKSRVMSDCFLLKNGTSAPDKLKDSAANGEESNHCSSLNEKGEEIQVLLSEDESLNVSQNNAVTEDLSVSEEKYQSVPSSESEASNPSVQNSTGTTDPLLATDANAAISPQTASSNTDKSDNRSGAVAFMQILDSLQKRQMNTELCERIRKVYGDLECEYCGKLFWYQVHYDMHVRTHTREHLYYCSYCSYSSITKNCLKRHIIQKHSNISLKCPTEHCDYSTPDKYRLQTHLKVHSELDKKSYSCPVCEKSFSEDRLIKSHIKINHPEVSVSTISEILGRRVQLKGLIGKRAVKCPYCDFYFMKNGSDLQRHIWAHEGVKPFKCSLCEYATRCKSNLKAHMNRHNTEKTHLCDMCGKKFKTKSTLRSHKRLHTADGKQFKCTECDYTAVQKPQLLRHMEQHVSFKPFRCAHCRYSCNISGSLKRHYKKKHPNEEYVNVGSGEPATEALIQQGGIKCPVCSFVYGTKWEFNRHLKNKHGMKLVVHDREAKWELTAEVSEEASTQYLHITEDGEDDQGTQAAVAALQNLRYTSENGERLDPTAVNILQQIIELGSETHDATAVASVVTMAPGTVTVLKQVKEEEPSANHTLMIQETLQQASVELSEQHHLVVSSDEVEGIETVTVYTQGGEASEFIVYVQEAMQSVEEQSVQEL